In one Rhopalosiphum padi isolate XX-2018 chromosome 3, ASM2088224v1, whole genome shotgun sequence genomic region, the following are encoded:
- the LOC132927471 gene encoding small ribosomal subunit protein uS3-like, with protein MPTKMSSVKKRFVSDGMLRAELHEFLTRELAEDGYSGVDVRAAPSRTEIIISAAYVQNVLGDRGRRIRELKSLIQKRFDFKDKEVEIFIEKIAQRGLCAVTQAELLCYKLIGGLTVRSACNSVLRFTMESGAKGCEVIVAGKIKGQRAKSMKFVDGLMIHSGDPCNDYINVATKHVLLRQGVLGIKVKIMLPWDQSGKLGPKKPLPDNVSVKEPKEEILPIALTSDIKSKPEVAVPTVPVVLVG; from the exons ATGCCAACTAAAATGAGTTCTGTTAAGAAACGA tttgtgtCGGATGGTATGTTACGTGCAGAACTCCACGAGTTCTTGACACGAGAACTTGCTGAAGATGGTTATTCTGGTGTTGATGTTCGTGCTGCTCCATCGCGtacagaaattattatttctgcagCATATGTCCAAAACGTATTGGGTGATAGGGGACGCCGAATTCGTGAACTTAAATCTCTCATCCAAAAGCGTTTTGACTTCAAAGATAAGgaagttgaaatttttattGAGAAAATAGCACAACGTGGATTGTGTGCTGTAACTCAAGCAGAATTATTATGTTACAAGTTGATTGGTGGTCTAACTGTCAGGAGTGCATGTAATAGTGTATTGAGATTCACCATGGAAAGTGGAGCTAAGGGATGTGAAGTCATAGTGGCTGGTAAAATAAAAGGTCAACGTGCCAAGTCGATGAAATTCGTTGATGGACTTATGATTCACAGTGGTGACCCATGCAATGATTATATCAATGTGGCTACTAAACACGTTTTGTTAAGACAAG GAGTTTTGGGTATCAAGGTAAAAATTATGTTGCCATGGGACCAATCAGGTAAACTTGGCCCAAAGAAGCCTTTGCCAGATAATGTTAGTGTTAAAGAGCCCAAGGAAGAAATTCTACCCATAGCACTAACGAGTGATATTAAATCTAAACCTGAAGTAGCAGTACCTACTGTTCCAGTTGTACTTGTTGGTTGA